A portion of the Macaca mulatta isolate MMU2019108-1 chromosome 2, T2T-MMU8v2.0, whole genome shotgun sequence genome contains these proteins:
- the CHST2 gene encoding carbohydrate sulfotransferase 2, producing the protein MSRSPPRALPPGALPRLLHAAPAAAPRALLPQWPRRPGRRWPASPLGMKVFRRKALVLCAGYALLLVLTMLNLLDYKWHKEPLQQCNPDGPLGAAAGAAGGSWGRPGPPPAAPPRAHARLDLRTPYRPPAAAVGAAPAAAAGMAGFAAPAGNGTRGTGSVGDKRQLVYVFTTWRSGSSFFGELFNQNPEVFFLYEPVWHVWQKLYPGDAVSLQGAARDMLSALYRCDLSVFQLYSPAGSGGRNLTTLGIFGAATNKVVCSSPLCPAYRKEVVGLVDDRVCKKCPPQRLARFEEECRKYRTLVIKGVRVFDVAVLAPLLRDPALDLKVIHLVRDPRAVASSRIRSRHGLIRESLQVVRSRDPRAHRMPFLEAAGHKLGAKKEGVGGPADYHALGAMEVICNSMAKTLQTALQPPDWLQGHYLVVRYEDLVGDPVKTLRRVYDFVGLLVSPEMEQFALNMTSGSGSSSKPFVVSARNATQAANAWRTALTFQQIKQVEEFCYQPMAVLGYERVNSPEEVKDLSKTLLRKPRL; encoded by the coding sequence ATGAGCCGCAGCCCGCCGCGAGCTCTGCCCCCGGGCGCGCTCCCTCGGCTGCTCCACGCTGCGCCTGCAGCCGCGCCGCGTGCCCTGCTCCCGCAGTGGCCCCGGCGCCCAGGACGCCGCTGGCCTGCGTCCCCTCTCGGAATGAAGGTGTTCCGTAGGAAGGCGCTGGTGTTGTGCGCGGGCTATGCACTGCTGCTGGTGCTCACCATGCTCAACCTCCTGGACTACAAGTGGCACAAGGAGCCGCTGCAGCAGTGCAACCCCGACGGGCCGCTGGGTGCCGCAGCAGGGGCAGCTGGAGGCAGCTGGGGGCGCCCGGGGCCTCCTCCGGCCGCGCCGCCCCGTGCTCATGCCCGTTTGGACCTCCGCACTCCTTACCGACCTCCCGCTGCCGCCGTCGGGGCGGCTCCTGCAGCCGCGGCAGGGATGGCGGGGTTTGCGGCCCCTGCAGGCAATGGCACTCGGGGCACCGGGAGCGTCGGGGACAAGCGGCAGCTGGTGTACGTGTTCACCACGTGGCGCTCTGGCTCGTCGTTCTTCGGCGAGCTATTCAATCAGAATCCCGAGGTGTTCTTTCTCTACGAGCCAGTGTGGCATGTATGGCAAAAACTGTATCCGGGGGACGCCGTTTCCCTGCAGGGGGCAGCGCGGGACATGCTGAGCGCTCTGTACCGCTGCGACCTCTCTGTCTTCCAACTGTATAGCCCCGCGGGCAGCGGGGGGCGCAACCTCACCACGCTGGGCATCTTCGGCGCAGCCACCAACAAGGTAGTGTGCTCGTCACCACTCTGCCCCGCCTACCGCAAGGAGGTTGTGGGGTTGGTGGACGACCGCGTGTGCAAGAAGTGCCCGCCGCAGCGCCTGGCGCGTTTCGAGGAGGAATGCCGCAAGTACCGCACGCTAGTCATAAAGGGTGTGCGCGTCTTCGACGTGGCGGTGTTGGCGCCACTGCTGCGAGACCCGGCCCTGGACCTCAAGGTCATCCACCTGGTGCGTGATCCCCGCGCAGTGGCGAGCTCACGGATCCGCTCGCGCCACGGCCTCATCCGTGAGAGCCTACAGGTGGTGCGCAGCCGAGACCCGCGAGCTCACCGCATGCCCTTCCTGGAGGCAGCGGGCCACAAACTTGGCGCCAAGAAGGAGGGCGTGGGCGGCCCCGCGGACTACCACGCTCTGGGCGCTATGGAGGTCATCTGCAATAGTATGGCTAAGACGCTGCAGACAGCCCTCCAGCCCCCTGACTGGCTGCAGGGCCACTACCTGGTGGTGCGGTACGAGGACCTGGTGGGAGACCCCGTCAAGACACTACGGAGAGTGTACGATTTTGTGGGACTGTTGGTGAGCCCCGAAATGGAGCAGTTTGCCCTGAACATGACCAGTGGCTCGGGCTCCTCCTCCAAACCTTTCGTGGTATCTGCACGCAATGCCACGCAGGCCGCCAATGCCTGGCGGACCGCCCTCACCTTCCAGCAGATAAAACAGGTGGAGGAGTTTTGCTACCAGCCCATGGCCGTCCTGGGCTATGAGCGGGTCAACAGTCCTGAAGAGGTCAAAGACCTCAGCAAGACCCTGCTTCGGAAGCCGCGTCTCTGA